A portion of the Leifsonia sp. EB41 genome contains these proteins:
- a CDS encoding MarR family winged helix-turn-helix transcriptional regulator, which produces MTPPTAPDSHDSSGRDPITRVQRELLTLGRRGTARVRREDEALSVVDRSLLTYIQENPGCRAIDIATHFQLNRSTVSRQLATLLEHGYVVADEEVAGGSRGTALRLTPAGSAAFDQSTRTVLDSVARRLASWSSADLEAFARMLERYNAAPDE; this is translated from the coding sequence ATGACGCCCCCGACAGCGCCTGACAGCCACGACAGCAGCGGCCGCGACCCCATCACCCGCGTGCAGCGCGAGCTCCTCACACTCGGCCGGCGCGGGACGGCGCGCGTGCGGCGGGAGGACGAGGCGCTCTCCGTCGTGGACCGCTCGCTCCTCACCTACATCCAGGAGAACCCCGGCTGCCGGGCCATCGACATCGCGACGCACTTCCAGCTCAACCGCTCCACGGTGTCACGACAGCTCGCCACCCTCCTGGAGCACGGCTACGTCGTCGCCGACGAGGAAGTGGCGGGAGGTTCGCGCGGCACCGCCCTGCGGCTCACCCCCGCGGGCAGCGCCGCCTTCGACCAGTCCACCCGCACCGTGCTGGACTCGGTCGCGCGGCGGCTGGCGAGCTGGTCGTCGGCCGACCTGGAGGCCTTCGCGCGCATGCTCGAGCGCTACAACGCCGCGCCCGACGAGTAG
- a CDS encoding alpha/beta hydrolase fold domain-containing protein, whose product MSAWCRIAVAAVASLVLLAGCAQPPPARESATPRGIDSVAYAPAQPPGTAGHLLDLYLPGDSTRPAPVIIWSGGNAWLDDTGANTAGQLAQIFTPHGYAVAGVDIRSSSETTFPGQLSDIKAAVRFLRANAERYHLDPGRFGIAGDSSGAWAAVMAAVTGDVPSLEGDVGVAGVSSRVQAAAAFYPPTDFLSADHYLPTPCSPAGTACAAADQFFSAMLGCPIQTCPDRVAAADPITYVSADDPPLLLLHGQQDTLVPWQDSLLLYQAVQRARGRAELVLLPNGQHGQAMQFLNDTQVNAGAQTQSTDRGHETAAQPVALTPQYLVAFFNRYLG is encoded by the coding sequence ATGTCGGCTTGGTGCCGCATCGCCGTCGCGGCGGTGGCTTCGTTGGTGCTGCTCGCCGGGTGCGCTCAACCGCCGCCCGCGCGAGAGTCGGCCACGCCACGGGGCATCGACAGCGTCGCCTATGCCCCCGCGCAGCCTCCCGGGACGGCGGGCCACCTCCTGGACCTCTACCTGCCTGGCGACAGCACGAGGCCTGCGCCCGTGATCATCTGGTCAGGCGGTAACGCGTGGCTCGACGACACCGGCGCGAACACGGCCGGACAGCTCGCGCAGATCTTCACCCCGCACGGTTACGCGGTCGCCGGCGTCGACATCCGCTCCAGCAGCGAGACCACCTTCCCCGGGCAGCTCTCCGACATCAAGGCAGCGGTCCGTTTCCTGCGCGCCAACGCCGAGCGCTACCATCTCGACCCCGGACGATTCGGCATCGCCGGCGACTCCTCCGGCGCCTGGGCCGCCGTCATGGCCGCCGTCACCGGGGACGTCCCGTCGCTCGAAGGGGACGTCGGGGTCGCCGGCGTCTCCAGCCGGGTTCAGGCCGCCGCAGCCTTCTACCCGCCGACCGACTTCCTGAGCGCGGACCACTACCTGCCCACACCCTGCTCCCCGGCTGGAACCGCCTGCGCTGCCGCAGACCAGTTCTTCTCGGCGATGCTCGGCTGCCCCATCCAGACCTGCCCGGATCGCGTGGCCGCCGCCGACCCGATCACCTATGTCTCCGCCGACGACCCGCCACTCCTCCTCCTTCACGGTCAGCAGGACACACTGGTGCCGTGGCAGGACAGCCTCCTGCTCTACCAAGCGGTCCAACGAGCTCGAGGACGGGCGGAACTCGTCCTTCTGCCGAACGGTCAGCACGGTCAGGCGATGCAGTTCCTGAACGACACCCAGGTGAACGCGGGCGCGCAAACGCAATCCACCGACCGAGGCCACGAGACCGCCGCGCAGCCGGTCGCCCTCACGCCGCAGTACCTGGTCGCGTTCTTCAATCGGTACTTAGGCTGA
- a CDS encoding DUF2510 domain-containing protein, which translates to MSQLPPPGWYPDADTRFQRWWDGLRWTDAVRPLAPSAPVAGPPPGNGFATASLAGGVVAAAVVVLALALGGGIDPLLALLILAGVGLSVGFGIPGLVRARRLAPHVGRARVIWGICLSGAALLGCVLAVVMVFGATPVNGGNNADAAAISTTA; encoded by the coding sequence ATGAGCCAGTTGCCGCCGCCCGGCTGGTACCCCGACGCCGACACCCGGTTCCAGCGCTGGTGGGACGGCCTCCGCTGGACCGACGCGGTCCGCCCGCTGGCGCCCTCCGCGCCGGTCGCCGGCCCGCCTCCGGGCAACGGTTTCGCCACTGCGTCGCTCGCCGGGGGCGTGGTCGCCGCCGCCGTCGTCGTGCTGGCGCTCGCCCTCGGCGGCGGCATCGACCCCCTCCTCGCCCTGCTGATCCTGGCCGGCGTCGGCCTGTCCGTCGGCTTCGGCATCCCGGGGCTGGTGCGCGCGCGGCGCCTGGCGCCGCACGTCGGCCGGGCGCGCGTGATCTGGGGGATCTGCCTGAGCGGCGCGGCGCTGCTGGGGTGTGTGCTCGCTGTGGTGATGGTGTTCGGCGCGACACCGGTGAACGGCGGGAACAACGCGGACGCCGCCGCGATTTCGACGACGGCATGA
- a CDS encoding ketopantoate reductase family protein codes for MSASEPVFAVVGPGAVGGLFAWLLSRAGHDVVAVGRPATVAAIRADGIEVRSATFGDGVERVSAATEVPEGASVIVATKAYGLEDVLPGIAAARPSEVVSFLNGVEHMGPLREALPGVPVAGASVAVSALRASTTVIDHRSPFVNIEAPEAAGGFASVRALADAGPRVKVGGTEAEVLWAKFRLLSALALLTSYWRQSAGPALSEDPELTEAVVSEIVACSAAEGVPTSALDLVRVLHSVPGGMRTSLQEDLSDGHPNELDAIGGALLRSGARHGIPTPAIARIVAALGSNA; via the coding sequence ATGAGCGCATCCGAACCCGTCTTCGCCGTCGTCGGTCCAGGAGCCGTCGGCGGCCTGTTCGCCTGGCTGCTGTCCCGCGCGGGTCACGATGTCGTGGCGGTGGGCCGTCCGGCGACCGTCGCCGCCATCCGCGCCGACGGCATCGAGGTGCGCAGCGCCACCTTCGGCGACGGCGTCGAGCGCGTCTCCGCCGCCACCGAGGTTCCGGAGGGCGCGAGCGTCATCGTGGCGACCAAGGCGTACGGGCTGGAGGACGTCCTCCCGGGCATCGCAGCGGCACGGCCGAGCGAGGTGGTGTCGTTCCTCAACGGCGTCGAGCACATGGGGCCGCTGCGGGAGGCGCTGCCCGGCGTGCCGGTGGCCGGCGCGTCCGTCGCGGTGTCCGCCCTGCGCGCCTCCACGACGGTGATCGACCACCGCAGCCCGTTCGTGAACATCGAGGCGCCGGAGGCCGCGGGCGGCTTCGCGTCCGTCCGTGCGCTGGCGGACGCCGGACCGCGGGTGAAGGTCGGCGGCACGGAGGCCGAGGTGCTGTGGGCGAAGTTCCGGCTGCTGTCTGCGCTCGCGCTGCTGACCTCCTACTGGCGGCAGTCGGCCGGTCCCGCGCTCAGCGAGGACCCGGAGCTGACCGAGGCGGTCGTCTCCGAGATCGTCGCGTGCTCGGCCGCGGAGGGCGTGCCGACCTCGGCGCTCGACCTCGTCCGCGTGCTGCACAGCGTGCCGGGCGGGATGCGCACCTCGCTCCAGGAGGACCTCTCCGACGGCCACCCGAACGAGCTGGACGCGATCGGCGGCGCGCTGCTGCGCAGCGGAGCCCGGCACGGGATCCCCACCCCGGCCATCGCCCGGATCGTCGCGGCGCTAGGCTCGAACGCGTGA
- a CDS encoding NAD(P)/FAD-dependent oxidoreductase, with the protein MGVSVEVIVVGGGPAGLSAALNLARARRRVLVVDGNRPRHAATLQAHGFLSRDGVPPAELRRLGREEVSGYDDADVVFAQVDSVTVDADGFRVRGTGVRGAADVDAVAATVVIATGVAETMPALPSLRAFYGTQLHSCLECDGFEKAGEPLALIGETADLAERALLLTQWTDDLIVFTNGVAPVGDDEERALARLGVGVERRPIEDVVGEKGAMTGVRLADGTVVPRAGGFVRPVWTPALSFADALDLDRDTDGYLVTDAHGRTSLPGVYAAGETTAPGPQQLIVAAGSGAVVAAAVNRDLIGIALNDDAVL; encoded by the coding sequence GTGGGCGTCAGCGTCGAAGTCATCGTGGTCGGGGGCGGCCCGGCCGGCCTCAGCGCCGCGCTCAACCTGGCGCGGGCGCGCAGACGGGTCCTCGTCGTGGACGGCAACCGGCCGCGCCACGCGGCGACGCTGCAGGCGCACGGCTTCCTCAGCCGCGACGGCGTGCCTCCTGCGGAGCTGCGCCGACTCGGCCGCGAGGAGGTCTCCGGTTACGACGACGCCGACGTGGTGTTCGCGCAGGTGGACTCGGTGACCGTGGACGCGGACGGCTTCCGTGTGCGCGGCACAGGCGTGCGCGGCGCCGCCGACGTGGACGCCGTGGCGGCCACGGTCGTCATCGCGACCGGAGTGGCCGAGACGATGCCCGCCCTCCCGAGCCTGCGTGCCTTCTACGGCACCCAGCTGCACAGCTGCCTGGAGTGCGACGGCTTCGAGAAGGCCGGCGAGCCGCTCGCGCTGATCGGTGAGACGGCGGACCTCGCCGAGCGCGCACTGCTGCTCACCCAGTGGACGGACGATCTCATCGTCTTCACCAACGGCGTCGCGCCGGTCGGCGACGACGAGGAGCGCGCCCTCGCGCGTCTCGGCGTCGGCGTCGAGCGCCGGCCGATCGAGGACGTCGTGGGGGAGAAGGGCGCCATGACCGGCGTCCGGCTCGCGGACGGGACCGTGGTGCCGCGGGCAGGCGGGTTCGTCCGGCCGGTGTGGACTCCCGCCCTGTCGTTCGCGGACGCGCTCGACCTGGACAGGGACACCGACGGCTACCTGGTGACGGACGCGCACGGCCGCACGTCGCTGCCCGGCGTGTACGCGGCGGGGGAGACCACCGCGCCCGGGCCGCAGCAGCTCATCGTCGCCGCCGGCTCCGGAGCCGTCGTCGCCGCCGCGGTCAACCGCGACCTCATCGGGATCGCGCTGAACGACGACGCCGTCCTCTAG
- a CDS encoding fumarylacetoacetate hydrolase family protein: MKIARFSHTRPSEQSPVIDYGIVDDDALVVLAGDPMFSGFDTTGERVPLGQVGSLLAPVIPRSKVVAVGKNYREHAAEMGSEAPGEPLLFLKPNTAVIGLGDAILLPPQSQQVEYEGELAVVIGKIARHVPAERAAEHIFGYTVANDVTARDLQKSDGQWTRAKGFDTFCPLGPVIETELNPEAFLRTRVNGELKQEARISEMVHDIPSIIAYASSVFTLLPGDVILTGTPAGVGPIVAGDTVEVEVEGVGSLVNPVRTPK; encoded by the coding sequence GTGAAGATCGCACGGTTCAGCCACACGCGTCCCTCCGAGCAGTCCCCGGTCATCGACTACGGCATCGTCGACGACGACGCCCTGGTCGTCCTCGCCGGCGACCCCATGTTCTCCGGCTTCGACACGACGGGGGAGCGCGTGCCGCTCGGCCAGGTCGGCTCACTGCTCGCGCCGGTCATCCCGCGCTCGAAGGTCGTCGCGGTCGGAAAGAACTACCGCGAGCACGCTGCCGAGATGGGCAGCGAGGCTCCGGGGGAGCCGTTGCTCTTCCTGAAGCCGAACACCGCGGTGATCGGCCTGGGCGATGCCATCCTGCTGCCTCCGCAGTCTCAGCAGGTCGAGTACGAGGGCGAGCTGGCCGTCGTGATCGGCAAGATCGCCCGGCACGTCCCTGCCGAGAGGGCCGCTGAGCACATCTTCGGCTACACGGTCGCGAACGACGTGACGGCCCGCGACCTCCAGAAGTCCGACGGCCAGTGGACGCGCGCGAAGGGTTTCGACACCTTCTGCCCGCTCGGACCGGTGATCGAGACCGAGCTGAACCCGGAGGCCTTCCTGCGCACGCGGGTCAACGGCGAGCTCAAGCAGGAGGCGCGCATCTCGGAGATGGTGCACGACATCCCGTCGATCATCGCCTACGCGTCGAGCGTCTTCACCCTGCTGCCGGGCGACGTCATCCTCACCGGGACCCCGGCCGGGGTCGGGCCGATCGTCGCGGGCGACACCGTCGAGGTGGAGGTCGAAGGCGTCGGCTCGCTGGTGAATCCGGTGCGCACACCCAAGTAG
- a CDS encoding aminotransferase class V-fold PLP-dependent enzyme codes for MPETLTMPAVSFAEAFTAGAGYLAACTQGLPTRATVDAGHADLERWARGEAAPGDYDGAIARSRHAFARIAGVGVDDIAIGSQVSVLASLIAASAPDGAVVVCAEGDFASMVAPFHAQAHRGVRVREVTLADLPTAVGDDTWLVAFSLVQSATGEHADADAILAACARTGTLSFADLTQALGWLPVDASRFDITVTHAYKWLCAPRGSAFLTVRPGVRDRLRPVHAGWYAGEDPWSSCYGPLVAPADSARRFDVSPAWPVWPGTAAALEFFASLDAWAVHAHATALGDRLADALGLVDASGAPVRGRAILTWPDPDGAHLAALTAAGLRASGRAGRARVAFHLWNTPDDVDRVLAALHT; via the coding sequence ATGCCCGAAACCCTCACGATGCCCGCCGTCTCGTTCGCGGAGGCCTTCACCGCCGGCGCCGGCTACCTCGCCGCCTGCACGCAGGGGCTGCCGACCCGCGCGACGGTCGACGCAGGCCACGCGGACCTGGAGCGCTGGGCTCGTGGAGAGGCCGCTCCGGGAGACTACGACGGGGCGATCGCGCGCTCCCGGCACGCCTTCGCCCGGATCGCCGGAGTGGGCGTGGACGACATCGCGATCGGTTCGCAGGTCTCGGTGCTCGCCTCGCTGATCGCGGCCTCCGCACCGGACGGCGCCGTCGTCGTGTGCGCGGAAGGGGACTTCGCGTCGATGGTCGCGCCGTTCCACGCGCAGGCGCACCGTGGCGTGCGGGTCAGGGAGGTCACGCTGGCCGACCTCCCCACGGCGGTGGGCGACGACACCTGGCTCGTCGCGTTCTCCCTGGTGCAGTCGGCGACGGGCGAGCACGCGGACGCGGACGCCATCCTCGCCGCCTGCGCGCGGACCGGGACGCTCAGCTTCGCCGACCTCACCCAGGCGCTCGGCTGGCTGCCGGTGGACGCGTCCCGGTTCGACATCACGGTCACGCACGCCTACAAGTGGCTGTGCGCGCCCCGCGGAAGCGCGTTCCTCACGGTGCGCCCCGGTGTGCGCGACCGGCTCCGGCCGGTGCACGCCGGTTGGTACGCGGGCGAGGACCCGTGGAGCTCGTGCTACGGACCGCTCGTCGCCCCCGCGGACTCCGCACGGCGCTTCGACGTCTCCCCCGCGTGGCCGGTCTGGCCCGGGACCGCCGCCGCTCTGGAGTTCTTCGCGTCACTGGACGCGTGGGCCGTGCACGCGCACGCCACGGCACTCGGAGATCGGCTCGCGGACGCGCTGGGGCTGGTGGACGCCTCCGGCGCCCCCGTGCGCGGCCGCGCCATCCTGACCTGGCCGGATCCCGACGGCGCCCACCTGGCGGCGCTGACCGCCGCCGGCCTGCGCGCCTCCGGCCGTGCCGGCCGCGCCCGCGTCGCCTTCCACCTCTGGAACACTCCCGACGACGTCGACCGGGTCCTAGCGGCCCTCCACACGTGA
- a CDS encoding LysR family transcriptional regulator yields MLLDDLDSHSLRVVRAIADHGSITRAAESLGYSQPAISQHLRRLEGRIGMPLVARAGRGVRLTEAGRVLARHARAVTTALDAAAGELADLRGLRTGRVRLAGFPSASSSLVPRLLNTMEAEHPGVRITYLEAEPPEAVAAVRNQTADLAITFGYPGDRVDPHRESARGLAVVPLWKDEMLVALRSDHPLAAGRSVDLAELSSASWIGGCPRCRGHLLELTDACGYAPRIAYETDNFIAVLRMVAEGVGVALLPALAVGSAGAVEGVVLRPTANRDHRTINLVAATGSDAVPAIAATADALLALDGAPWGLSAL; encoded by the coding sequence ATGCTCCTCGACGACCTCGACTCCCACAGCCTCCGCGTGGTGCGCGCGATCGCCGACCACGGTTCGATCACCCGCGCCGCCGAGTCGCTCGGCTACAGCCAGCCCGCGATCAGCCAGCACCTGCGCCGGCTGGAGGGCCGCATCGGGATGCCGCTGGTCGCCCGCGCCGGCCGTGGGGTGCGGCTCACCGAGGCGGGCCGCGTGCTCGCCCGGCACGCCCGCGCGGTGACGACGGCGCTCGACGCGGCGGCGGGGGAGCTCGCCGACCTCCGCGGGCTCCGCACCGGCCGGGTGCGCCTGGCGGGCTTCCCGTCGGCGTCGTCCTCGCTCGTCCCGCGGCTGCTCAACACGATGGAGGCCGAGCATCCGGGCGTCCGGATCACCTACCTGGAGGCCGAGCCTCCGGAGGCGGTCGCGGCCGTCCGCAATCAGACCGCCGACCTCGCGATCACCTTCGGCTACCCGGGCGACCGGGTCGACCCGCACCGCGAGAGCGCCCGCGGACTCGCGGTCGTGCCGCTCTGGAAGGACGAGATGCTGGTGGCGTTGCGCTCCGACCATCCCCTCGCCGCCGGGAGGAGCGTCGACCTCGCCGAGCTGTCCTCCGCCTCCTGGATCGGCGGCTGCCCGCGCTGCCGCGGCCACCTGCTGGAGCTGACCGACGCCTGCGGCTACGCGCCGCGGATCGCCTACGAGACCGACAACTTCATCGCCGTCCTGCGGATGGTCGCCGAGGGCGTCGGCGTCGCGCTGCTGCCCGCGCTCGCGGTCGGCTCCGCCGGAGCGGTGGAGGGCGTGGTGCTGCGGCCGACGGCGAATCGCGACCACCGCACCATCAACCTCGTCGCCGCGACCGGCTCCGACGCGGTCCCGGCGATCGCCGCGACGGCGGACGCGCTGCTCGCACTCGACGGCGCGCCCTGGGGGCTGTCCGCGCTCTGA
- the gltX gene encoding glutamate--tRNA ligase, which yields MSDNDPHPFSTATGADVRVRFCPSPTGTPHVGLIRTALFNWAYARHTGGKMIFRIEDTDAARDSEESYAMIVDALRWLRLDWDEGIDVGGPNEPYRQSQRYDIYRELIERLKASGHIYESFATGEEIEARNVSLGRDPKLGYDNFERDLTEDQKAAYRAEGREPALRLRVPDDDLSFDDLVRGEITFPAGSFSDFVVVRPNGHPLYTFVNPVDDALMGVTHVLRGEDLLSSTPRQIALYHALIDAGVTTFVPRFGHLPYVMGAGNKKLSKRDPESNLFLHRDRGFIPEGLVNYLALLGWSLTHDRDVFSIDELVAAFDVADVNPNPARFDQKKAESINGDQIRLLEVGDFAERTIPYLVAAGVLSEPLTDAQRAVLADAAPLVQERVQLLGETPGMLGFLFTDAASLTVEDDARASLPDNAGEVLAASLGALEVVPEDGWTHDAIEAALRDALVEALGLKPRVAFGPLRVAVSGRRVSPPLFESMEILGKAESLARLDALSASLS from the coding sequence ATGTCTGACAACGATCCGCACCCCTTCTCCACCGCGACCGGAGCGGACGTCCGCGTCCGGTTCTGCCCGTCGCCCACCGGCACCCCGCACGTCGGCCTGATCCGCACGGCCCTGTTCAACTGGGCGTACGCGCGGCACACCGGCGGAAAGATGATCTTCCGCATCGAGGACACCGACGCCGCGCGCGACAGCGAGGAGTCGTACGCGATGATCGTCGACGCGCTGCGCTGGCTGCGCCTCGACTGGGACGAGGGCATCGACGTCGGCGGCCCGAACGAGCCGTACCGGCAGTCGCAGCGGTACGACATCTACCGCGAGCTGATCGAGCGGCTGAAGGCCTCCGGCCACATCTACGAGAGCTTCGCCACCGGCGAGGAGATCGAGGCGCGCAACGTCTCGCTCGGCCGCGACCCCAAGCTCGGCTACGACAACTTCGAGCGCGACCTCACCGAGGACCAGAAGGCCGCCTACCGCGCGGAGGGCCGCGAGCCCGCGCTGCGCCTGCGCGTGCCGGACGACGACCTGAGCTTCGACGACCTGGTGCGCGGCGAGATCACCTTCCCGGCCGGCTCGTTCAGCGACTTCGTCGTCGTGCGGCCGAACGGCCACCCGCTCTACACGTTCGTGAACCCGGTGGACGACGCGCTCATGGGTGTGACGCACGTGCTCCGCGGCGAGGACCTGCTGTCCTCGACCCCGCGCCAGATCGCGCTGTACCACGCGCTCATCGACGCCGGGGTGACGACCTTCGTGCCGCGCTTCGGCCACCTCCCGTACGTGATGGGCGCCGGCAACAAGAAGCTCTCCAAGCGCGACCCGGAGTCGAACCTGTTCCTCCACCGCGACCGCGGCTTCATCCCGGAGGGCCTGGTCAACTACCTGGCGCTGCTGGGCTGGTCGCTCACCCACGACCGCGACGTGTTCTCCATCGACGAGCTGGTCGCCGCGTTCGACGTCGCCGACGTGAACCCGAATCCGGCCCGCTTCGACCAGAAAAAGGCCGAGTCGATCAACGGCGACCAGATCCGGCTGCTGGAGGTCGGCGACTTCGCCGAGCGGACCATCCCGTACCTGGTCGCGGCCGGAGTGCTCAGCGAGCCGCTGACGGACGCCCAGCGCGCGGTGCTGGCCGACGCCGCACCGCTCGTGCAGGAGCGCGTGCAGCTCCTCGGCGAGACGCCGGGGATGCTCGGCTTCCTGTTCACGGACGCCGCGTCGCTGACCGTCGAGGACGACGCCCGGGCGTCGCTGCCCGACAACGCCGGCGAGGTGCTGGCCGCGTCGCTCGGTGCGCTCGAGGTCGTGCCGGAGGACGGCTGGACGCATGACGCGATCGAGGCCGCCCTGCGCGACGCCCTGGTGGAGGCGCTCGGGCTCAAGCCGCGCGTCGCCTTCGGGCCGCTGCGCGTCGCCGTCTCGGGGCGCCGGGTGTCGCCTCCGCTGTTCGAGTCGATGGAGATCCTCGGCAAGGCCGAGTCGCTCGCCCGGCTGGACGCGCTGTCGGCGAGCCTGAGCTAG